From a region of the Deinococcus terrestris genome:
- a CDS encoding histidine phosphatase family protein, producing MTGDLLLVRHAKASGQVPDAPLTPDGETAAARLAEALADAGITRIVSSPWRRAVDTARPLSERLGLEVETDTRLTERVLSGADLPDWMIHLEASFADPDLALPGGESGTQARTRILAALEEARDPGGVTAVFTHGNLLALALGLDHAGWAGLRNPDVWRLTGNGEADRVNL from the coding sequence TTGACGGGCGACCTGCTGCTGGTCCGGCACGCGAAGGCGAGCGGGCAGGTCCCCGACGCGCCCCTCACCCCGGACGGGGAGACGGCGGCGGCCCGGCTCGCGGAAGCGCTGGCAGACGCCGGAATCACCCGGATCGTCAGCAGTCCGTGGCGGCGGGCGGTGGACACGGCGCGGCCCCTATCGGAGCGGCTGGGACTGGAAGTGGAGACGGACACGCGGCTTACTGAGCGGGTGCTGAGCGGCGCGGACCTGCCCGACTGGATGATCCATCTGGAGGCTAGTTTCGCGGACCCGGACCTTGCGCTGCCGGGTGGGGAGTCGGGCACGCAAGCCCGCACCCGCATTCTCGCGGCGCTGGAGGAGGCCCGCGACCCCGGCGGCGTCACGGCGGTCTTCACGCACGGCAACCTGCTCGCCCTAGCGCTTGGCCTGGACCACGCGGGGTGGGCGGGGCTGCGGAATCCGGACGTGTGGCGGCTGACCGGGAACGGGGAGGCTGACCGGGTCAACCTCTAG
- a CDS encoding response regulator: MAGMAYTILVADDEPAIRTMLEVILSADGHEIVTVPDGKAALDYLRDHTPDALLLDVTMPQMDGFEVCSRVKRVRRLKGAPVLLLTALDDDRTRDQARLVGADDLVYKPLSGKNLRSRVKQLIEARRA; this comes from the coding sequence ATGGCGGGCATGGCGTATACCATCCTCGTCGCGGACGACGAACCGGCGATCCGGACCATGCTGGAGGTCATCCTGTCGGCGGACGGGCACGAGATCGTGACGGTGCCGGACGGCAAGGCGGCGCTGGACTATCTGCGCGACCATACGCCCGACGCCCTGCTGCTGGACGTGACCATGCCGCAGATGGACGGCTTCGAGGTCTGCTCGCGGGTCAAGCGCGTGCGGCGCCTCAAGGGTGCGCCTGTGCTGCTGCTCACCGCGCTGGACGACGACCGGACCCGCGATCAGGCGCGGCTGGTCGGGGCCGACGACCTGGTGTACAAGCCCCTGAGCGGCAAGAATCTGCGTAGCCGCGTGAAGCAACTGATCGAGGCGCGGCGGGCGTGA
- a CDS encoding transglycosylase domain-containing protein, translated as MPLFLRFLKLTSSLLLAGGVAAAGVAATYVTKWTTELPDYRELDNLSLGAETRVFARDGAPLGTLIPKVGEQAISRTLVRLDEVSPFMTAALISNEDRRFFEHYGLDPYGIGRQLQRAAQGEDLQGGSTLTNQLIKNTLLYDEYKAARTPDRKIKEWLLSVQVERAFTKEEILRNYLNAIYWGDGGPVELYGIYSAAQAYFGKTPKGLSLAESAYLTILVPSPNRYFNYDTVRPLMRVLLDRMVEDGWVTQAQADAAWKEDLQPRGWQIRYAANGDVKSAKLVDRTAKELKAVTSTRAPHFVQQVEQDLIARFGRERVYGSGGLRVYTTLDLKVQNAVETASREATGLPPGATLGAVVVEPYSGEVLGMVGQKLRGNAPPEDWNNAAQGQRQIGSTIKPLLYTTALSTGLRQDHREEDKPVSFPCDTCKGGVYSPQNFAGAVTYRNMTIREALDRSLNLVTVRLADRIGLQTFFGKLNELGLQTNDGTGLAAALGAIETTPVKMAAAYAPFVNGGLYRPPRYVTRVTTARGEVLYDVANEVTKPKRVWTPQVAFLGLDMIRGVVNDLTPAQGGLAQGANFGEWPVAGKTGTSNFVKDLWFVGTTPLYTGAVWVGKQQGGANPDYYYSGVVGIPIWKRMMEISHAGRTPTAFVQPPGIQYVDAPDPGYLPNVKLAVLDPSFKNAATTAIEEDAPPPVVYRETGWTPGTPDPRTTVINVDRTTGRMATEFTPPERVVPRRVAITDLPGYAPDPSPAPLSDEKPDPQAIKAIRTPDTAPVVPGANESKPASETN; from the coding sequence CTGCCCTTGTTCCTGAGGTTTCTGAAACTTACCTCGTCGCTGCTGCTCGCAGGCGGGGTGGCCGCCGCCGGGGTGGCCGCCACCTACGTCACGAAGTGGACGACCGAACTGCCGGACTACCGCGAACTCGACAACCTCAGCCTGGGGGCCGAGACGCGCGTCTTTGCCCGCGACGGGGCGCCGCTGGGCACCCTGATTCCCAAGGTGGGCGAGCAGGCGATCAGCCGCACGCTGGTCCGGCTCGACGAGGTCAGCCCCTTCATGACGGCGGCGCTGATCTCCAACGAGGACCGCCGGTTTTTCGAGCACTACGGCCTGGACCCCTACGGCATCGGGCGTCAGCTTCAGCGGGCCGCGCAGGGTGAGGACCTTCAGGGCGGCTCGACCCTCACCAATCAGCTCATCAAGAACACGCTGCTGTACGACGAGTACAAGGCCGCCCGCACGCCCGACCGCAAGATCAAGGAGTGGCTGCTGAGCGTGCAGGTCGAGCGGGCCTTTACCAAAGAAGAGATTCTGCGGAACTACCTCAACGCGATCTACTGGGGCGACGGCGGGCCGGTGGAGCTGTACGGCATCTATTCGGCGGCCCAGGCCTACTTCGGCAAGACGCCCAAGGGGCTTAGCCTCGCGGAAAGCGCGTACCTCACCATCCTGGTCCCGAGCCCCAACCGCTACTTCAACTACGACACGGTGCGCCCGCTGATGCGGGTGCTGCTCGACCGCATGGTGGAAGACGGCTGGGTGACCCAGGCGCAGGCGGACGCGGCCTGGAAGGAAGACCTTCAGCCGCGCGGGTGGCAGATTCGCTACGCCGCGAACGGGGACGTGAAGAGTGCCAAGCTGGTCGACCGCACCGCCAAGGAACTCAAGGCGGTCACGAGCACGCGGGCGCCGCACTTCGTGCAGCAGGTCGAGCAAGACCTGATCGCCCGCTTCGGGCGCGAACGGGTGTACGGCTCGGGTGGACTGCGGGTGTACACCACCCTCGACCTCAAGGTGCAGAACGCCGTGGAGACCGCCAGCCGCGAGGCGACCGGGCTGCCGCCGGGGGCCACGCTGGGCGCGGTGGTCGTCGAGCCGTACAGCGGCGAGGTGCTGGGGATGGTGGGCCAGAAGCTGCGCGGCAATGCACCGCCCGAGGACTGGAACAACGCCGCGCAGGGGCAGCGGCAGATCGGCTCGACCATCAAACCGCTGCTGTACACGACCGCCCTCTCGACCGGGCTGCGGCAGGACCACCGCGAGGAAGACAAGCCCGTCTCCTTTCCCTGCGACACCTGCAAGGGGGGCGTGTACTCCCCGCAGAATTTCGCCGGGGCCGTGACCTACCGCAACATGACCATCCGCGAGGCGCTTGACCGCTCGCTGAACCTCGTGACTGTGCGGCTGGCGGACCGCATCGGCCTGCAGACTTTCTTCGGCAAGCTGAACGAACTCGGGCTGCAAACCAACGACGGCACCGGGCTGGCGGCGGCGCTGGGCGCCATCGAGACCACGCCGGTCAAGATGGCGGCGGCCTACGCGCCCTTTGTCAACGGCGGCCTGTACCGCCCGCCCCGCTACGTGACGCGGGTGACGACTGCGCGGGGCGAGGTGCTGTACGACGTGGCGAACGAGGTCACCAAGCCCAAACGGGTCTGGACCCCGCAGGTCGCCTTCCTGGGGCTGGACATGATCCGGGGCGTGGTGAACGACCTGACCCCCGCACAGGGCGGGCTGGCGCAGGGGGCCAACTTCGGGGAGTGGCCGGTCGCAGGCAAAACGGGGACGAGTAACTTCGTGAAGGACCTGTGGTTCGTGGGGACCACGCCGCTGTACACGGGCGCCGTGTGGGTCGGCAAGCAGCAGGGCGGCGCCAACCCCGACTACTACTACTCGGGCGTGGTGGGCATTCCGATCTGGAAGCGGATGATGGAGATCTCGCACGCGGGCCGCACGCCGACCGCCTTCGTTCAGCCGCCGGGCATCCAGTACGTGGACGCGCCCGACCCCGGCTACCTGCCGAACGTGAAGCTGGCGGTTCTCGACCCGAGTTTCAAGAACGCGGCCACCACCGCCATCGAGGAGGACGCGCCGCCCCCGGTCGTCTACCGCGAGACGGGCTGGACACCGGGCACTCCCGACCCGCGCACCACCGTTATCAACGTGGACCGCACGACGGGCCGCATGGCGACCGAGTTCACGCCGCCCGAGCGGGTGGTGCCGCGCCGGGTCGCCATCACCGACCTGCCCGGCTACGCGCCGGACCCCTCCCCCGCTCCCCTGAGCGACGAGAAGCCCGACCCGCAGGCGATCAAGGCGATTCGCACGCCCGACACGGCGCCGGTGGTGCCGGGGGCCAACGAGAGCAAGCCCGCTTCCGAAACGAACTGA
- a CDS encoding penicillin-binding protein — translation MKRAPLLTLLLALGTPADARVRLGEPLPAHPWTAAEREIVVIYSHDCGDLGALWGAVLAAGLPVRAVNAEEIAAPAPAGVNVWRGAEATAFARRLRVGTYPTVLLVRGGRVLNAWEGTFTGNLGLGGPG, via the coding sequence ATGAAGCGAGCGCCCCTGCTGACCCTGCTGCTGGCCCTGGGCACCCCTGCCGACGCGCGGGTGCGGCTGGGCGAGCCGCTGCCCGCCCACCCCTGGACGGCCGCCGAGCGCGAGATCGTGGTGATCTACTCGCACGACTGCGGCGACCTCGGGGCGCTGTGGGGGGCGGTGCTGGCGGCCGGGCTGCCGGTGCGGGCGGTGAACGCGGAGGAGATTGCTGCCCCTGCCCCAGCCGGAGTCAACGTGTGGCGCGGGGCCGAGGCGACGGCCTTTGCGCGGCGGCTGCGGGTGGGGACCTACCCCACCGTGCTGCTGGTGCGCGGCGGGCGGGTGCTGAATGCCTGGGAGGGAACGTTTACCGGGAATCTGGGGCTCGGGGGACCGGGCTGA
- a CDS encoding WecB/TagA/CpsF family glycosyltransferase, protein MTASLSPSPLPSGTRLTLFDLPLDVVTLEQALDLLGEWMFRRPRAPHTVVTLNPEFIVQSRTQPEFVAAMQSADLVTADGVGIVWAARQLCGREVPRAPGYDLVRGLMERHGPELRVFFLGAKPGVAEQAAQNAAREFGVQVAGVHHGYFDPSEDGRVADLVGASGAHLVLTAMGAGRQEIFNQYWRQVLGAPVLIGCGGVIDVLAGTADLAPAWTRKLGVEFIWRVGLDRRRWHRVPRLAQFVRLVLAERRRR, encoded by the coding sequence ATGACCGCCTCCCTCTCTCCCTCGCCCCTGCCCAGCGGGACCCGCCTCACGCTGTTTGACCTGCCCCTTGATGTGGTGACGCTGGAACAGGCCCTCGACCTGCTCGGCGAGTGGATGTTCCGCCGCCCCCGCGCTCCGCACACGGTGGTCACCCTGAACCCCGAGTTCATCGTGCAGTCGCGCACCCAGCCCGAGTTCGTGGCGGCGATGCAGTCGGCCGACCTCGTGACCGCCGACGGCGTGGGCATCGTGTGGGCCGCCCGGCAACTGTGCGGGCGGGAGGTGCCCCGCGCTCCCGGCTACGACCTCGTGCGCGGGTTGATGGAGCGGCACGGCCCCGAGCTGCGCGTCTTCTTCCTGGGCGCCAAGCCCGGCGTGGCCGAGCAGGCCGCCCAGAACGCGGCCCGCGAGTTCGGCGTGCAGGTCGCCGGGGTCCATCACGGCTACTTCGACCCTTCCGAGGACGGGCGGGTGGCCGATCTGGTGGGGGCCTCGGGAGCGCACCTCGTCCTCACCGCGATGGGGGCGGGGCGGCAGGAGATCTTCAACCAGTACTGGCGGCAGGTGCTGGGCGCCCCGGTATTGATCGGCTGCGGCGGCGTGATCGACGTGCTGGCGGGAACGGCCGACCTCGCCCCCGCGTGGACGCGCAAGCTGGGGGTCGAGTTCATCTGGCGGGTGGGTCTCGACCGCCGCCGCTGGCACCGGGTGCCCCGGCTGGCGCAGTTCGTGCGGCTGGTGCTCGCCGAGCGGCGTCGGCGCTAG
- a CDS encoding Crp/Fnr family transcriptional regulator, whose protein sequence is MMSGPFGALPQETQAQVVAAARPGRWARGGLLFHPEDAAETLFVLTRGSVRLYRLGAGAREVTLDVHGPGDLLGTGALLDGASYGMYAEAMDDTEALLLGRETLGRLTAAHPAVGVALTEQVTRQTRSVQERLAGLVFMEVSQRLAQALLTLAEREGPWPEGGPLALRERVSHQDLAHVVGSTRETITKLLGDFRARGLLDLGYRRIILTDRAGLQAAAREPLRERPS, encoded by the coding sequence ATGATGTCGGGGCCGTTCGGAGCGCTGCCGCAGGAGACGCAGGCACAGGTGGTGGCGGCGGCCAGACCCGGCCGCTGGGCACGGGGAGGCCTCCTCTTTCATCCCGAGGACGCGGCCGAGACGCTGTTCGTGCTCACGCGGGGCAGCGTGCGGCTCTACCGCCTGGGGGCCGGAGCGCGGGAGGTCACGCTGGACGTGCACGGGCCGGGCGACCTGCTAGGCACCGGGGCGCTGCTGGACGGCGCAAGCTACGGCATGTACGCCGAGGCGATGGACGACACCGAAGCGCTGCTGCTGGGCCGCGAGACGCTGGGCCGCCTGACGGCCGCGCACCCGGCGGTGGGGGTTGCCCTCACCGAGCAGGTGACCCGGCAGACCCGCAGCGTGCAGGAGCGGCTCGCCGGACTGGTCTTTATGGAGGTCTCGCAGCGGCTCGCGCAGGCCCTGCTGACCCTGGCCGAGCGCGAGGGTCCCTGGCCGGAGGGCGGCCCGCTGGCCCTGCGTGAGCGCGTATCGCACCAGGACCTTGCCCATGTGGTGGGCAGCACCCGCGAGACGATCACCAAGCTGCTGGGCGACTTCCGGGCGCGGGGACTGCTGGACCTGGGCTACCGCCGGATCATCCTGACCGACCGCGCAGGCTTGCAGGCGGCGGCCCGCGAGCCGCTGCGCGAGCGCCCCTCCTGA
- the bshC gene encoding bacillithiol biosynthesis cysteine-adding enzyme BshC has product MTKTIAGAYRAGELPAFFRLGPGDLNRAASEPRPDVDRTALAAALREYHRSLGTLDAHTGETLERLAHPASRVVVTGQQAGLLTGPSYSVHKGADAALLARHLHREDAPVVAVYWVASQDHDAAEVASTTLLDHAEELHRLSLDVSEGVPVGRVPWREEWTAEVEGLLSRFDTAPEYRAAVWARVKRAVAGGGSWADVFARLIHGLLAPAGVLVLDPLHPALARLMTPTLARELEDPLAGPARIEEAAARLMEAGFEPQLRRPAGATNLFVEEEDGRRRLLRVDGRRFSTETRDYRREDLLDFLSADPSRLTPAAGLRPVVQDALLPTLAFVVGPGEIAYGAQLGGVYELHGLRQPLLWPRLSVTWLEPNVARLLERLGATAAEVQADPEGVLGRALARERGAAAASAERLAALDAELRALAEELGALDPTLVGAAERTRTRTTARVAHLQRLAVGALARQEDDRTRQLTRLKRHLLPNGVPQEREMNFLTYLLKHGEEPLRLLLALEPGTRAELPIP; this is encoded by the coding sequence GTGACCAAGACCATCGCAGGGGCGTACCGGGCGGGCGAATTGCCCGCTTTCTTCCGTCTGGGGCCGGGCGACCTGAACCGGGCGGCTTCGGAACCCCGGCCAGACGTGGACCGGACGGCGCTGGCGGCGGCGCTGCGCGAGTATCACCGCAGCCTGGGGACGCTGGATGCCCACACCGGGGAGACGCTGGAGCGGTTGGCGCACCCCGCCTCGCGGGTGGTCGTGACCGGGCAGCAGGCGGGGCTCCTGACGGGTCCCTCGTACAGCGTCCACAAGGGCGCCGACGCCGCGCTGCTGGCGCGTCACCTGCACCGAGAGGACGCCCCGGTGGTCGCCGTGTACTGGGTCGCCAGCCAGGACCACGACGCGGCGGAGGTCGCCTCCACGACGCTGCTGGACCACGCGGAGGAACTGCACCGCCTCAGCTTGGACGTGTCAGAGGGCGTGCCCGTGGGCCGGGTGCCGTGGCGGGAGGAGTGGACAGCGGAGGTGGAGGGGCTGCTGAGCCGCTTCGACACCGCTCCGGAATACCGCGCGGCGGTGTGGGCGCGGGTAAAGCGGGCGGTGGCAGGCGGGGGCTCGTGGGCGGACGTGTTCGCCCGGCTGATCCACGGCCTGCTGGCCCCGGCAGGCGTGCTGGTCCTGGACCCCTTGCACCCGGCGCTGGCCCGGCTGATGACCCCCACCCTGGCCCGCGAACTGGAGGACCCGTTGGCGGGACCCGCCCGGATCGAGGAGGCGGCGGCGCGACTCATGGAGGCGGGCTTCGAGCCGCAGCTTCGCCGCCCGGCAGGAGCGACGAACCTCTTTGTGGAGGAAGAAGATGGGAGGCGGCGCCTGCTGAGGGTTGATGGGCGGCGATTTTCGACGGAGACGCGGGACTACCGCCGGGAGGACCTGCTGGACTTCCTCTCCGCTGACCCCTCGCGGTTGACCCCGGCGGCGGGGCTCAGGCCGGTCGTGCAGGACGCGCTGCTGCCCACCCTCGCCTTCGTGGTGGGGCCGGGCGAGATCGCGTATGGGGCGCAGCTCGGTGGGGTGTACGAGTTGCACGGGCTGCGCCAGCCTCTGCTGTGGCCCCGGCTGAGCGTGACGTGGCTGGAACCCAACGTGGCGCGGTTGCTTGAGCGGCTGGGCGCGACGGCCGCTGAGGTGCAGGCCGACCCGGAGGGCGTGCTGGGGCGGGCGCTGGCGCGGGAGCGGGGAGCGGCGGCAGCTTCCGCCGAGCGGCTCGCGGCGTTGGACGCCGAGTTGCGGGCACTGGCGGAGGAACTCGGTGCCCTGGACCCCACGCTGGTCGGCGCAGCCGAGCGCACCCGCACCCGCACGACGGCGCGGGTGGCGCACCTTCAGCGCCTCGCCGTGGGCGCCCTCGCCCGGCAGGAGGACGACCGGACGCGGCAGCTCACCCGGCTGAAGCGGCACCTGTTGCCAAACGGCGTGCCGCAGGAACGCGAGATGAACTTCCTGACCTACCTGCTCAAGCACGGGGAAGAGCCATTGCGGCTGCTGCTTGCGCTGGAGCCGGGCACGCGGGCCGAGTTGCCCATCCCCTGA
- a CDS encoding DUF402 domain-containing protein produces MQAAEPVKIERHDLRTREHHTNTGVRPVSVYREHAHGLYVAREFVAHPRIRHWQAHLLPDLGVVVCRYDFHGPREHDYYLDIATVTREGEVWSVHDHYLDLLVHDGIAAEIVDTDELLAAHRAGYVSAETCMDAVTAAHTVLSGLARARYDLHAWLATRGVTLEWQPDPVPA; encoded by the coding sequence ATGCAAGCCGCCGAGCCGGTCAAAATCGAGCGCCACGACCTGCGGACCCGCGAGCACCACACCAACACCGGGGTGCGGCCGGTCAGCGTCTACCGCGAGCACGCGCACGGCCTCTATGTCGCGCGGGAGTTCGTCGCCCACCCGCGCATCCGGCACTGGCAGGCGCACCTCCTGCCCGACCTGGGAGTGGTGGTGTGCCGCTACGACTTCCACGGCCCGCGCGAGCACGACTATTACCTCGACATCGCCACCGTCACCCGCGAGGGCGAGGTCTGGAGCGTGCATGACCATTACCTCGACCTGCTCGTCCACGACGGTATCGCCGCCGAGATCGTGGACACCGATGAGTTGCTGGCCGCCCACCGCGCCGGGTATGTCAGCGCCGAGACATGCATGGACGCCGTGACCGCCGCGCACACGGTGCTCTCCGGCCTCGCCCGCGCCCGCTATGACCTGCACGCCTGGCTGGCGACGCGGGGTGTGACGCTGGAGTGGCAGCCCGACCCGGTTCCGGCCTAG
- a CDS encoding NAD(P)-dependent oxidoreductase yields the protein MSRTTAFLGLGAMGAPMAAHLARHARETGGRALVWNRTGARADAHAREHGSESVTLPDAAQADVIFSCLPTSREVDEVLTGLEGGLRPGTVWVDCTSGHPEAARRQSARLSERGVTFLDAPVSGGTAGAQAGTLTVMVGGDAAALEGVRADLAFAGKVVHVGGVGAGFAVKAVNNALLAVNLWAAGEGLAALARAGVDVAPALEVINASSGRSNASENLIGQRVLTREFPVTFQLGLLAKDAGIAADVVRAAGASAPVLMQAEALFRAAATVVGAGEDHTAALRLVEQMNDKEIR from the coding sequence ATGAGCCGAACCACTGCATTTCTGGGCCTGGGCGCGATGGGAGCCCCGATGGCCGCCCACCTCGCCCGGCATGCCCGCGAGACCGGGGGCCGTGCCCTGGTATGGAACCGCACGGGCGCGAGGGCCGACGCGCACGCCCGCGAACACGGCAGCGAATCCGTGACCCTCCCGGATGCCGCACAGGCCGACGTGATCTTCTCCTGCCTGCCGACCAGCCGCGAGGTGGACGAGGTGCTGACCGGGCTGGAGGGCGGGCTGCGCCCCGGCACCGTCTGGGTGGACTGCACGAGCGGGCACCCCGAGGCGGCCCGGCGGCAATCGGCGCGGCTCTCGGAGCGGGGCGTCACTTTCCTCGACGCGCCCGTCAGTGGCGGCACCGCCGGGGCGCAGGCGGGGACCCTCACGGTGATGGTAGGCGGGGACGCGGCGGCGCTGGAGGGGGTCCGGGCCGACCTCGCCTTCGCGGGTAAGGTCGTCCATGTGGGGGGCGTGGGTGCGGGATTCGCGGTCAAGGCCGTGAACAACGCGCTGCTGGCGGTCAACCTGTGGGCGGCGGGCGAGGGGCTGGCGGCGCTGGCGCGGGCCGGGGTGGACGTGGCCCCCGCGCTGGAGGTCATCAACGCGAGCAGTGGCCGCAGCAACGCTTCCGAGAACCTGATCGGACAGCGGGTGCTGACGCGAGAGTTTCCAGTGACCTTTCAGCTTGGCCTGCTGGCGAAGGACGCTGGAATCGCCGCCGATGTGGTGCGGGCGGCGGGGGCGAGTGCGCCCGTGCTGATGCAGGCAGAAGCCCTCTTCCGCGCCGCCGCGACGGTGGTCGGGGCCGGGGAGGACCACACCGCCGCCCTGAGGCTGGTCGAGCAGATGAACGACAAGGAGATCCGATGA